The following are encoded together in the Candidatus Hydrogenedens sp. genome:
- a CDS encoding metallophosphoesterase: MEKENIENNTEEKMFNDIDSKRMELWKKRIEVENTYNLREGDELQYFDWIGFLKAKAISLFLKSIGLYNRGRLNATRISLKQVKFIYSELPKELHGFKILFISDLHLSQNYQEWFISGCSLTKQIKTPVDLVLLGGDYRYGYMGSEEFVLPMLRELLEPVESRYGFFGVLGNHDISTIRDKMENIGIKILVNEGVKIEHQGIHIWIAGVDDPHNFNCADVSLALADAPNDAFYIMLSHSPEVIEESALWGINLYLCGHTHGGQIGFPWVGPLYFNARCKRKYGLGKWSCAKMQGYTTSGFGVTDVPVRYKIYGEIVMITLLKLPNFDELTIRKNEI, translated from the coding sequence ATGGAGAAGGAAAATATAGAAAATAACACAGAAGAGAAAATGTTTAACGACATTGATTCTAAACGAATGGAATTGTGGAAGAAAAGGATTGAAGTTGAAAATACATATAATCTTCGGGAAGGTGATGAACTTCAATATTTTGACTGGATAGGCTTCTTGAAAGCGAAAGCAATTTCACTATTCTTAAAATCGATTGGATTATACAACAGAGGACGATTGAACGCTACACGAATTTCGTTGAAACAAGTCAAATTCATTTACTCTGAACTCCCAAAAGAATTACATGGGTTTAAAATCTTATTTATCTCCGATTTACATTTGTCTCAAAATTATCAAGAATGGTTTATTTCAGGTTGCAGTCTTACGAAACAAATAAAAACACCTGTAGATTTGGTTCTGTTAGGGGGGGATTATCGCTACGGATATATGGGCTCAGAAGAATTTGTGCTTCCGATGCTTCGTGAATTATTAGAACCTGTGGAGTCAAGATATGGATTTTTTGGAGTTCTTGGAAATCATGACATCAGCACAATTAGGGATAAAATGGAAAATATTGGAATCAAAATTCTGGTAAACGAAGGGGTAAAAATTGAGCATCAAGGAATTCATATTTGGATTGCAGGTGTTGACGACCCACACAATTTTAACTGTGCAGATGTGTCTTTAGCACTTGCTGATGCTCCTAATGATGCTTTTTATATAATGCTTTCACACTCACCTGAGGTTATAGAGGAGAGTGCTCTTTGGGGAATCAATTTATACCTATGTGGGCATACACACGGAGGACAAATCGGTTTCCCATGGGTTGGTCCTTTATATTTTAATGCACGATGTAAAAGGAAATATGGATTAGGAAAATGGTCCTGTGCAAAGATGCAAGGCTATACAACCAGTGGGTTTGGGGTTACTGATGTCCCTGTAAGGTATAAAATTTATGGAGAAATTGTGATGATCACACTATTGAAACTACCTAATTTTGATGAATTAACAATAAGAAAGAATGAAATATAA
- a CDS encoding glycosyltransferase family 4 protein, protein MKIGFVAGCPYPVPQGSQAFIRENALTLKKRGHEIHLIVYGHGVGQITDDFIIHRSPNLPGVQKISAGPSLKKICLDLLMVKTLKDVCKKHQLQVLFAHNYEGLLISLLAGIRPIIYHAHNVMSDELPYYFNSKGNFFGVLGNFLDTNFPKRANYIIVPHERLAGNLILKGCKKEKIRVIPPPIDIDYFPVSKIKKEALPSILYTGNLDKYQNIEFLFKVVKRVRETIPETRFVIGTFEKINIPDAEVIHIGTFDSLKKLLEEDSIMAIPRTSWSGYPIKLLNGMASAKPVVCCEGSAYGIKHGFNGLIVANNDEDSFANSLVTLMTNPRLREELGKNARETIEKYNNPEIIGKALEDLALKCI, encoded by the coding sequence ATGAAAATAGGTTTTGTTGCAGGTTGTCCTTACCCTGTACCTCAAGGGTCTCAAGCATTTATCCGTGAGAATGCTCTTACGTTAAAAAAACGAGGGCATGAAATTCATCTTATTGTCTATGGACATGGTGTTGGTCAAATTACAGACGACTTTATTATCCACCGAAGTCCCAATTTACCAGGGGTGCAGAAAATATCGGCTGGACCTTCATTGAAAAAAATTTGTCTTGACCTACTCATGGTAAAAACATTAAAAGATGTATGTAAAAAACATCAATTACAAGTATTATTTGCTCATAATTATGAAGGTTTACTTATATCACTTCTGGCTGGGATACGACCCATTATTTACCACGCGCATAATGTAATGAGTGATGAACTTCCTTACTATTTTAATTCTAAAGGTAATTTTTTTGGTGTGTTGGGTAATTTTCTTGACACAAATTTTCCCAAAAGAGCAAACTATATCATCGTTCCTCATGAACGACTTGCAGGGAACCTAATATTAAAAGGTTGCAAAAAAGAAAAAATAAGAGTTATTCCACCACCCATCGATATCGATTATTTCCCAGTAAGCAAAATTAAAAAAGAAGCTCTTCCTTCTATTCTTTACACAGGAAATCTGGATAAATATCAAAATATTGAATTTTTATTTAAGGTTGTAAAACGAGTCCGTGAAACGATTCCAGAGACTCGGTTTGTTATTGGGACATTTGAAAAAATAAATATTCCTGATGCAGAAGTTATTCATATTGGCACATTTGATTCCCTAAAAAAGTTATTAGAAGAAGATTCGATTATGGCAATACCTCGTACTTCATGGTCAGGCTATCCAATAAAACTGCTCAATGGAATGGCAAGTGCAAAACCTGTAGTTTGCTGTGAAGGTTCTGCCTATGGAATAAAACATGGTTTCAATGGTTTAATCGTTGCTAATAACGATGAAGATTCATTTGCCAATTCATTAGTAACGTTAATGACAAATCCAAGACTCCGCGAAGAATTAGGTAAAAATGCCCGTGAAACGATAGAAAAATATAACAACCCAGAAATAATTGGGAAAGCACTTGAAGATTTGGCTCTGAAGTGTATATAA
- a CDS encoding carbon starvation protein A yields MILILSIVGFALFLIAYVTYGSFLVRVFELDKNRKTPSEDQYDGIDYCPAHPSVLLGHHFASIAGAGPIVGPITAGGWFGWLPVYLWVVIGSIFIGGVHDFGSLVASIRHRGLSMGEVIDQWVSRKAKILFLCFTWLALVLVIAVFLQLSADTFAQDPSVAFSGTLYILLALIFGLLVYRFHFPLLYCSVVAIPLVLIAVWIGKAEIIQQNFQFSMETWRWMLIGYVFFASILPVWLLLQPRDYLASYLLYFAVLIASIGILFGGASFEISLPMFKSFAPSENTYLWPVLFVTVACGAVSGFHCMVASGTTSKQIRCEPDAKAIGYGAMLLEGFVAVISLSCIMLVGNIPEKGGPLAVFGEGFAKFASLVHINPSLGKSLGLLAVNSFILTTLDTSTRLARYQLQELSKMKLDRFTATIISIVCAITLLFVRSGDVPAWKIIWPVFGASNQLVAGIALLGIMVWVARGLGKKYRFVQIPMVFMLITTISALLLFMYSNIKSHQYILVIIAGVLILLAVLLILEVQRVFHRFKDEKSNV; encoded by the coding sequence ATGATACTGATTCTATCAATTGTTGGATTTGCATTGTTTTTAATTGCTTATGTTACCTACGGAAGTTTCCTTGTTCGTGTTTTTGAACTTGACAAAAATCGCAAGACACCATCAGAAGACCAATATGATGGTATTGACTACTGTCCAGCTCATCCATCTGTTTTGTTAGGACATCATTTTGCCTCTATCGCTGGTGCAGGACCAATTGTTGGACCTATTACTGCTGGGGGATGGTTCGGTTGGTTGCCAGTATACTTGTGGGTTGTTATAGGTTCAATTTTTATTGGAGGTGTCCACGATTTTGGTTCGTTAGTCGCATCAATCAGGCATCGTGGACTATCCATGGGGGAAGTGATTGACCAATGGGTTAGCCGAAAGGCAAAAATTTTATTCCTTTGTTTTACATGGCTTGCTCTTGTTTTAGTTATTGCTGTTTTTTTACAGCTATCAGCAGATACTTTTGCTCAGGACCCATCTGTAGCATTTTCTGGCACACTGTATATTTTGTTAGCATTAATCTTTGGGCTTTTAGTATACCGTTTTCATTTCCCATTGTTATATTGTTCTGTAGTGGCAATACCGCTTGTTCTGATTGCAGTTTGGATAGGAAAAGCAGAAATTATTCAACAAAATTTTCAGTTTTCGATGGAGACATGGAGGTGGATGTTAATTGGGTATGTATTTTTTGCCTCCATTTTGCCAGTTTGGCTTTTACTTCAGCCAAGGGATTATCTTGCCTCATATCTACTCTATTTTGCGGTTCTTATAGCAAGTATTGGCATTCTTTTTGGTGGGGCTTCATTTGAAATTTCACTGCCAATGTTTAAATCCTTTGCTCCTTCTGAAAATACATATCTATGGCCAGTGCTTTTTGTCACCGTTGCTTGTGGTGCAGTGTCAGGGTTTCATTGTATGGTTGCCAGTGGCACTACCTCCAAGCAAATACGCTGTGAGCCCGATGCGAAGGCAATAGGTTATGGTGCAATGTTATTAGAGGGATTTGTTGCAGTTATATCTCTGAGTTGCATTATGTTAGTAGGAAATATCCCTGAAAAAGGTGGACCACTTGCTGTATTTGGAGAAGGGTTTGCAAAGTTTGCAAGTTTAGTTCATATCAATCCTTCCTTAGGGAAATCTTTAGGGTTGTTAGCAGTGAATTCCTTTATTTTGACCACATTAGATACTTCAACTCGGCTTGCGCGCTATCAATTACAAGAGCTAAGCAAGATGAAGTTAGACCGATTTACAGCAACTATTATTAGTATTGTTTGTGCTATAACTTTACTCTTTGTCCGTAGTGGTGATGTCCCAGCCTGGAAAATTATTTGGCCTGTGTTTGGAGCATCAAACCAATTAGTAGCTGGAATTGCGTTATTAGGGATTATGGTTTGGGTGGCTCGGGGGTTAGGAAAGAAATATCGATTTGTCCAAATTCCTATGGTTTTTATGCTTATCACAACAATTTCCGCATTACTTCTATTTATGTATAGTAATATTAAAAGTCATCAATATATTCTTGTTATCATTGCAGGTGTATTAATCTTACTTGCCGTATTGTTAATTTTAGAGGTACAGCGTGTTTTTCATCGATTTAAAGATGAGAAGTCTAACGTGTAA
- a CDS encoding isochorismatase family cysteine hydrolase — MSTEYNLQHVYLSPTKSALIIVDMQNDFVHPDGKLFSTNSRNIIQPIHSLLNKARQSGVKVIFTQDTHFQNDPVEFPIWGEHVIKGSWGWQIIDELKPEEDDIIIEKLRYDAFFGTPLEHILRILKIDQLVIVGTVANICVLHTVSSAVLCNFKVSVPIDAISALNEFDYSLTLRQMDFLYKVQLTKESLVYFTDK; from the coding sequence ATGTCAACAGAATATAACCTTCAGCATGTATATCTATCACCTACAAAAAGTGCTTTAATTATAGTAGATATGCAAAATGACTTTGTTCATCCTGACGGCAAGTTATTTTCTACTAATTCAAGAAATATCATTCAGCCAATTCATAGTTTACTTAATAAAGCAAGACAATCAGGCGTAAAGGTTATCTTTACACAGGACACACATTTTCAAAATGACCCTGTTGAGTTTCCCATCTGGGGTGAACATGTGATTAAAGGAAGTTGGGGTTGGCAAATAATTGACGAATTAAAACCAGAAGAAGATGATATCATCATTGAGAAACTCCGCTATGATGCTTTTTTTGGGACGCCACTTGAACATATCTTAAGAATTCTGAAAATAGATCAATTGGTTATTGTCGGAACAGTAGCAAACATTTGTGTATTACATACCGTATCCAGTGCGGTACTATGTAATTTCAAGGTCTCCGTACCAATAGATGCTATATCTGCTCTAAACGAATTTGATTATTCTCTTACACTTCGTCAAATGGATTTTTTATATAAAGTGCAACTTACAAAAGAATCATTAGTCTATTTTACGGATAAGTAA
- a CDS encoding tetratricopeptide repeat protein encodes MPKFKISKCPWTLLFILFIGILLRILYLQEARSQPWFVSPLYDPQYNDYWAKALVTGDWTLPPYVNDPEIRTTPHGRPPGYPYLLAIIYYLFGINPWAPRIVQFIFGILNIILSWFLVKRFGNQLLANIVALLVATFWGFIYFEAQLTYPVFAVFLLLVWSHLLLTWIQKPEKRKYPFFIGLVLGFLALFRPNGLLLISIFFLYLLKNIRFHKAYRYLCSCIILFLLGLIIPIVPCFVRNYVVSHDFVFISSYGGLNFYVGNHPNANGAEPRIPELQTWIGCDEWSCFDYPAIVRGLARSLGKESIKFSEANRYFYKTAFRYIIHHPKEWIILTLRKILLFWGPIEITNDTVPAWDKQTSFILKHLPSFPIYLSLFITGICLMVYRLFRGKPDNSNSFLQILILSSLITFIYFLSVLPFFIAGRYRIPIMVFLFIISGWAISEFINLLKVKNWKGILAFLFIFFSSLFITRINLTGYQPSLSVWNFRQGVSASISGDYKTAKYFYKQSLKEDPENIFARINYSLTLSRLGRPSEGIYVLTNNFSSPLNTALEQNALGYLFETIGDFDKAKYHYAKAIIINPSFVLAHANIAHLYFNQYQYYEAKAHFEQLRKLQPTNPIVYFQLARIAEFMENKDEAIRLYKESVKLNASLYVAWNNLGWLYEQTGNTAEAQKAYKKAIELKPDYVLSRINYGNLLSSLGLYQQAQEQLETALKYEAENCEVFFLLGNVFVGLSKWDEAEEKYNKALKLCPEYANAWNNLGLVLSFSRRKEEAREKWLNAIILDEQLMESYINLIHSYEQQGECDKAITFTLKAFMLFPNSQEILSIWNGLNCFN; translated from the coding sequence GTGCCAAAATTCAAGATCTCAAAATGTCCATGGACATTATTATTTATATTATTTATAGGCATTCTACTACGCATTCTTTATCTTCAAGAAGCACGTTCTCAGCCGTGGTTTGTAAGTCCTCTATATGACCCTCAATATAACGATTATTGGGCAAAAGCCCTTGTTACTGGAGATTGGACTCTTCCGCCGTACGTTAACGACCCAGAAATTCGGACTACACCACATGGTCGACCGCCAGGATATCCCTATCTGTTAGCTATTATTTACTACCTGTTCGGTATAAACCCCTGGGCACCAAGGATTGTTCAGTTTATTTTTGGAATCTTAAATATTATTCTTTCCTGGTTCTTAGTAAAAAGATTTGGAAATCAATTACTTGCTAACATTGTTGCTCTCCTTGTTGCTACTTTTTGGGGATTTATATATTTTGAAGCACAATTAACATATCCAGTTTTTGCTGTGTTCTTACTTTTGGTCTGGTCTCATTTGCTGTTAACATGGATACAGAAACCTGAAAAAAGAAAATACCCCTTTTTTATAGGACTTGTTTTAGGATTTCTTGCATTATTTCGACCAAATGGTTTACTTCTTATTTCAATTTTCTTTTTATATCTACTTAAAAATATTCGCTTTCATAAAGCTTATCGATATTTATGTTCATGCATAATTCTTTTCTTGTTAGGACTTATCATCCCAATTGTTCCTTGCTTTGTCCGTAATTATGTGGTTTCTCATGATTTTGTTTTCATCTCATCTTATGGTGGTCTCAATTTCTATGTTGGTAATCATCCGAATGCAAATGGTGCAGAGCCACGTATTCCAGAATTACAAACCTGGATTGGTTGTGATGAGTGGTCCTGCTTTGACTACCCAGCAATTGTTCGAGGTTTAGCACGAAGTTTAGGAAAAGAATCTATAAAGTTTTCAGAAGCCAATAGATATTTTTACAAAACTGCATTTCGATATATTATCCACCATCCAAAAGAATGGATAATTTTAACATTAAGAAAAATATTGTTATTCTGGGGTCCGATAGAAATAACCAATGATACTGTACCTGCGTGGGATAAACAAACATCATTTATATTAAAGCATCTTCCTTCTTTTCCAATATATTTATCATTATTTATCACTGGTATCTGTTTGATGGTGTATCGTTTATTTCGTGGCAAACCTGATAACTCTAATAGTTTTTTACAAATATTGATTTTATCATCGCTAATTACATTTATTTATTTTCTATCCGTCCTTCCATTTTTTATAGCAGGCAGGTATCGTATACCAATAATGGTGTTTCTGTTTATTATCAGTGGTTGGGCAATTTCAGAATTTATAAATTTATTAAAAGTAAAAAACTGGAAGGGAATTCTGGCATTCCTCTTTATTTTCTTTTCCTCTCTTTTTATTACTCGAATAAATCTTACAGGTTACCAACCTTCATTATCCGTATGGAATTTTAGGCAGGGCGTTTCAGCAAGCATCTCTGGGGATTACAAAACCGCAAAGTATTTTTATAAACAATCCCTCAAGGAAGACCCAGAAAATATTTTTGCTCGTATTAACTATTCGCTTACTCTTTCACGTTTAGGTAGACCTTCTGAAGGTATTTATGTCTTGACTAACAATTTTTCATCTCCTCTAAATACTGCGTTAGAACAAAATGCTTTAGGATATTTGTTTGAAACAATCGGAGACTTTGATAAGGCAAAATATCATTATGCAAAAGCAATAATTATTAACCCTTCTTTTGTTCTTGCACATGCGAACATTGCACATCTTTATTTCAATCAATACCAGTATTATGAGGCAAAGGCACATTTTGAACAGTTGAGAAAATTACAACCGACAAATCCAATTGTTTATTTTCAATTAGCCCGAATTGCGGAGTTCATGGAAAACAAAGATGAGGCAATACGCTTATATAAAGAGAGTGTTAAATTGAATGCATCTCTATACGTAGCATGGAATAATTTAGGATGGCTATACGAACAAACAGGCAACACCGCAGAAGCACAAAAAGCATATAAGAAGGCTATTGAACTCAAACCTGATTACGTTCTTTCTCGGATAAATTATGGAAACTTGTTATCATCGTTAGGCTTATATCAACAAGCACAAGAACAACTTGAAACAGCCTTAAAATATGAGGCAGAGAATTGTGAAGTCTTTTTCCTATTAGGGAATGTGTTTGTTGGATTATCAAAATGGGACGAAGCAGAAGAAAAGTATAATAAAGCTTTGAAGTTATGCCCTGAGTATGCAAATGCGTGGAATAATTTAGGACTTGTATTGTCCTTTTCAAGGAGGAAAGAAGAGGCTCGGGAGAAATGGCTCAATGCTATAATTTTAGATGAACAATTAATGGAGTCATATATAAACTTAATCCATTCATACGAACAGCAAGGTGAATGTGATAAAGCAATTACTTTTACATTGAAAGCATTTATGTTATTCCCAAATAGTCAAGAAATTCTATCGATCTGGAATGGATTAAACTGCTTCAATTGA
- a CDS encoding carbonic anhydrase, with the protein MSAILDEVLKANKDYSEHFDKGTLAIPPARHFAILTCMDARLDPAKFAGLIEGDAHIIRNAGGRASDDAIRSLIISHKLLGTKEWFVIHHTDCGMQLFTNEVMYKLLSESLDTAVFDGKHWQNPTKDNGSNEGQYINWLTFENLEQSVIDDVHRIRNHPLVPKTIPIYGFIYDVRSGKLVEVPKAMAIGTSKT; encoded by the coding sequence ATGAGTGCCATTCTCGATGAAGTATTAAAAGCCAATAAAGATTATTCAGAGCATTTTGATAAAGGCACACTTGCAATACCTCCTGCTCGACATTTTGCAATTCTCACATGTATGGATGCAAGATTAGACCCTGCAAAATTTGCTGGATTGATAGAAGGAGATGCCCATATTATCCGTAATGCAGGAGGTAGAGCCAGTGATGATGCTATCCGTTCATTAATCATCTCTCACAAATTGTTAGGAACAAAGGAGTGGTTTGTTATTCATCATACTGATTGTGGGATGCAATTATTCACAAATGAGGTTATGTATAAATTACTATCGGAGAGCCTTGATACAGCTGTTTTTGATGGGAAACATTGGCAAAACCCCACCAAGGATAATGGAAGCAATGAGGGACAATACATAAATTGGCTTACTTTTGAGAATCTTGAACAAAGTGTCATTGATGATGTCCATAGAATAAGAAACCATCCATTAGTACCCAAAACCATACCTATTTACGGGTTTATATATGATGTTCGGTCAGGCAAACTTGTCGAAGTTCCTAAAGCAATGGCAATAGGTACCAGCAAGACATAA
- a CDS encoding sugar phosphate isomerase/epimerase, translating to MFVGMLTAPFADKDLNYVIDFAETANITGLEVMTYPGSLHIDPTKLDIQRVRLIRDKLDNRNRKITALAYYDVNLTNPKKCSKVQEVAKCVIDSAKKLNVDIICMLSGFPSPGLSKVETIRQVLPKAFKPILAHAKKYKIRIALENWYQTNLQGLDTFEELFKNIPDENLGLNYDPSHLVHQECDYLLPVCEFKSRIFHTHAKDTLIDYTKKARVGIYGEGWWKYVLPGFGVIRWGEYISHLKHNGYDGVLSIEHEDTAQSIEEGFVKSAWHLESFC from the coding sequence ATGTTTGTTGGAATGTTGACAGCTCCTTTTGCAGATAAAGATTTAAATTATGTGATTGACTTTGCAGAAACAGCAAATATTACAGGACTTGAGGTTATGACGTACCCTGGTAGTTTGCATATAGACCCAACTAAGCTCGATATACAGAGAGTACGTTTAATTAGAGACAAATTGGATAACCGAAACCGAAAAATTACAGCACTTGCTTATTATGATGTTAATTTGACGAATCCAAAGAAATGTTCAAAAGTTCAGGAGGTGGCAAAGTGCGTAATAGATTCTGCAAAAAAATTAAATGTAGATATAATATGCATGTTAAGTGGGTTTCCGTCACCAGGGTTAAGTAAAGTCGAGACTATTAGGCAGGTTTTGCCTAAGGCGTTTAAGCCAATTCTTGCCCATGCTAAAAAATATAAAATTCGAATTGCCCTTGAAAATTGGTATCAAACAAATTTGCAAGGATTGGATACGTTTGAAGAATTGTTTAAAAACATTCCAGATGAAAATTTAGGGCTTAATTATGACCCGTCTCATTTAGTTCATCAAGAATGTGACTATTTGTTACCAGTTTGCGAATTTAAAAGCCGTATTTTTCATACTCACGCTAAAGATACCTTGATTGATTATACAAAAAAAGCAAGGGTAGGTATTTATGGTGAGGGATGGTGGAAATATGTTCTGCCAGGATTTGGTGTAATACGATGGGGCGAATATATAAGCCACTTAAAACATAATGGTTATGACGGCGTATTGAGTATTGAGCATGAAGATACCGCTCAGTCGATAGAGGAAGGCTTTGTCAAGTCTGCATGGCACTTAGAATCATTTTGTTAA
- a CDS encoding alkaline phosphatase family protein codes for MAKKVIVIGWDGATRKVIERGLDEGWLPSLKSFLNSGRLLDLISTIPFATVPAWTSCFTGVNPGKHGYFDFTELIKGTYKIRFTNGSFRKFPAVWNWISRAGKNAIVAGVPGTYPIEEINGIMVSGFISPLPGKLTPDQVYPEKLYPIVKNWGYGGINETIIRKKKHQKIIDILIDRIKRKEHIILELLRNYDWDLFIAVFNESDTVSHHFWMFWDDHSPRHQQGFKEAIPIVYKHLDNTLGRILKEAEKNDCLVMLVSDHGFQASDTTIIHINNWLAQKGYLKFYSNREPLIKKLGLHLFPYKLQSYLFHKLQKYAEEIESNARFAGIDWERTTAFSEELDYFPSIRVNLKEREPQGTIPEEEYLDFVNHICKELKKWEFIKNAYYREEIYKGPFVEKAPDIILEIAENDSGAVPCCVRSKGGEISRVLSPNQYQGGKEQGMNGHHKREGILCISEKIPYEKANIEDISATVGAVMNVPAPPLDGKPLLGSLLTDKDYPIDNYEEQNLTPYEEWLLIQQMKAIGYWQ; via the coding sequence ATGGCTAAAAAAGTAATTGTAATAGGGTGGGATGGTGCTACAAGGAAAGTAATTGAAAGGGGATTAGATGAAGGTTGGCTTCCTTCTCTAAAATCCTTCTTAAACAGTGGACGTCTTTTAGACTTAATTTCGACAATTCCATTTGCAACAGTTCCTGCATGGACATCTTGCTTTACCGGTGTAAATCCGGGTAAACATGGGTATTTTGATTTTACAGAACTAATAAAAGGAACATATAAAATACGGTTTACCAATGGCTCTTTTCGAAAATTTCCTGCGGTTTGGAACTGGATTTCCAGAGCAGGTAAGAATGCTATTGTGGCTGGGGTTCCGGGAACATACCCAATCGAGGAAATCAATGGGATTATGGTTTCCGGTTTTATATCTCCACTTCCCGGCAAATTAACTCCCGACCAGGTTTATCCTGAAAAATTATATCCAATAGTTAAAAACTGGGGCTATGGAGGCATTAACGAAACTATTATTAGAAAGAAAAAGCATCAAAAAATAATTGATATTTTAATTGACAGAATTAAAAGAAAAGAACATATTATCTTAGAACTACTCCGCAACTATGATTGGGACTTGTTTATTGCTGTGTTCAACGAAAGTGATACGGTAAGTCATCATTTCTGGATGTTTTGGGATGACCATTCTCCACGACATCAACAAGGTTTTAAAGAAGCAATTCCAATCGTTTATAAACACCTTGACAACACGTTAGGACGAATATTAAAAGAGGCAGAAAAGAACGATTGCCTTGTAATGCTTGTTTCTGACCATGGTTTTCAGGCCTCAGATACAACAATTATACATATTAATAACTGGCTTGCACAGAAAGGTTATCTTAAATTCTATTCAAATAGAGAGCCATTGATAAAAAAGTTAGGACTTCATCTTTTTCCATATAAACTTCAAAGTTATTTATTCCATAAATTACAAAAATATGCTGAAGAAATAGAAAGTAACGCACGTTTTGCTGGAATAGATTGGGAACGAACGACCGCTTTTTCTGAGGAATTAGATTACTTCCCCTCAATCCGTGTCAATCTAAAAGAGCGAGAACCTCAAGGCACTATTCCAGAAGAGGAATATCTAGATTTCGTAAATCATATATGTAAAGAATTAAAAAAATGGGAATTTATAAAAAACGCTTATTATCGTGAAGAAATTTATAAAGGTCCTTTTGTTGAAAAAGCACCTGATATTATATTAGAAATTGCGGAAAACGATAGTGGTGCGGTTCCATGTTGTGTTCGGTCAAAGGGTGGGGAAATATCTCGTGTCTTATCTCCAAATCAATATCAAGGTGGAAAAGAACAAGGAATGAATGGACATCATAAAAGAGAAGGCATTCTTTGCATCTCTGAAAAAATCCCTTATGAAAAAGCTAATATTGAAGACATTTCAGCCACTGTAGGTGCAGTTATGAATGTTCCTGCTCCTCCCTTAGATGGCAAACCTTTGTTAGGTTCCTTGTTGACTGACAAAGATTATCCCATTGATAATTATGAGGAACAAAATTTAACACCGTATGAGGAATGGTTATTAATTCAGCAGATGAAAGCGATAGGATATTGGCAATAA
- a CDS encoding tetratricopeptide repeat protein — translation MLSSKQKLKEAEKLYEEKKYSEALQLLNELEHENPGEKKVAYGRAMCLARLGNFADAMLLCDELWARYRDEKAKVLKEKIMVWAEEASALPHATQITPKKVSVIYLIWQKTKRVLCFLLFLLSLGMPFIGWWGLMIAINKNWFSVSLEMTLAFAIFWPLFFQIVFWTSLQGARAQSFGDTALLSFLNWLADISLLPFLNLFPIIGWLLGAWWLMRKRELSFSSSFVLMVLNHFMFWLSFLGIVGSIGIGGWAWILAPIILRI, via the coding sequence ATGTTGTCAAGCAAGCAAAAGCTAAAAGAGGCAGAAAAACTATATGAAGAAAAAAAATATTCGGAGGCACTACAACTTCTAAATGAACTTGAACATGAAAACCCTGGGGAGAAAAAAGTTGCTTATGGCAGAGCGATGTGCCTTGCACGATTGGGAAATTTTGCAGATGCCATGCTTCTATGTGACGAACTTTGGGCACGGTATCGAGATGAGAAAGCTAAAGTACTAAAAGAAAAAATAATGGTTTGGGCAGAAGAAGCAAGTGCTCTGCCTCATGCTACACAGATAACCCCTAAAAAGGTTTCTGTAATTTATCTTATCTGGCAAAAAACGAAACGGGTTTTATGTTTCCTGTTATTTTTACTCTCTCTGGGAATGCCATTTATTGGATGGTGGGGCTTAATGATCGCTATCAATAAAAACTGGTTTTCGGTTTCACTAGAAATGACCTTAGCATTTGCAATTTTCTGGCCTCTGTTTTTTCAAATTGTATTCTGGACATCACTTCAAGGTGCACGTGCTCAGTCTTTTGGAGATACTGCTCTTCTTTCCTTCCTTAATTGGCTTGCAGATATTTCCCTTCTACCTTTTTTAAATCTGTTTCCAATAATAGGTTGGTTATTAGGTGCTTGGTGGCTTATGCGAAAACGAGAGTTGTCATTTAGTTCTTCTTTTGTTTTAATGGTACTTAATCATTTTATGTTTTGGTTATCTTTTTTAGGCATAGTTGGAAGTATTGGAATAGGTGGGTGGGCATGGATTTTAGCTCCGATTATTTTACGGATATAA